ATCCCGCACCGCACGAAGCAGAACGCGCACGGCCTCGTTGAGATCTTCCCCGAGTACGTCGAGGATATCGACCCCGTCTCTCGGGTGCTGCTGCCGCGCGCCGACCTGGGCACGGACGTGCTCGTCGACGGCTTGGTCGACCTCGGATGGGAGGTCGACGACGTTGTCGCCTACCGCACCGTGCGCGCGGCCCCGCCGCCGTTGGAGGTGCGAGACATGATCAAGTCCGGCGGTTTCGACGCGGTGTGTTTCACCTCGGCGTCTACGGTGAAGAACCTCGTGGGTATCGCGGGCAAGCCGCACCAGCGCACGATCATCGCCGCAATCGGACCAATGGCGGCCGCCGAGGCGCGCGAGCAGGGCCTGCGTGTCGACGTCATTCCCGAGGTCGCCGACGTTGCCTCGCTTGTCGACGCCCTCGCGGACCACGTCGCCGGTCTACGCGCCACCGGCCAGCTCCCGCCGCCGCGCAAGAAGCGCCGCGTGCGCCGCAAGGCCGTCGGAGAGTAGGGCTTAGACTGGGCGCTGTGTCTATTTACGAAATCAGCCGCCGTCCTCGCCGTTTGCGCACCACTTCCGCGATGCGGGAGCTGGTGGCGGAGACGAGGGTGTCCGCCAGCGACCTGATCTATCCGATGTTCGTCGCAGATGGGTTGGACGGGAAACGCGAGATCACCTCCATGCCGGGCCAGTACCAGCACACGCTGGACTCGCTGAAGGCTGGCGCCCACGACGCCCTGGAGGCCGGCGTGCGGTGTATCGACTTGTTCGGCGTGCCAATCGACTCGGACAAGGACGCCACGGGTTCCGTGGCCTGGGCCGAGGACGGTGTACTCAACCGCGGCATCCGCGCCCTGCGCGAGGAGTTCGGCGACGACCTCATCGTTATGGCGGACACTTGCCTGGATGAGTTCACCGACCACGGTCACTGCGGGGTACTGGGAACGGACGCACAGGGCGCGGAGGTCGTGCTCAACGACGCCACCCTTGAGGGCTACACCAGGATGGCCGTCGCCCAAGCCCGCGCCGGGGCCCATGTGGTAAGCCCGTCGGGGATGATGGACGGCCAGGTCGCCGCAATCCGCCGCGCGCTTGACGCCGAGGGTTTCACCGGGGTGTCCATCATGGCATACTCCGCCAAGTACGCCTCGGCGTTCTTCGGGCCTTTCCGTGAGGCCGTGGGGTCGTCGCTAAGCGGCGACCGCCGCACCTACCAGCAGGATCCCGCGAACCTGCGTGAATCGCTGTTGGAGGCCCAGCTCGACATCGACGAAGGCGCGGACTTTGTCATGGTCAAGCCAGCGATGGCGTACCTCGACGTGGTGGCGAAAATCGCCGAGTTCTCGCCCGTGCCCGTCGCGGCGTACCAGGTGTCCGGCGAGTACGCGATGATCCAGGCTGCGGGCCGCAACGGCTGGGTGGATTTGGAGGCGACGATGATGGAGTCGCTGACCTCGATCAAGCGCGCGGGCGCCCAACAGATTCTGACCTACTTCGCGGTCGACGCCGCAAGGAGGCTGCGATGACGTCGATTCCGCCGCTGGCTCCCCCAAAACCCGAAAAACCCGAAAAACCCGAAAACCCCGGCAGCGCCAGCCACGTCGGACCTGCCGGAGGGGAGCGTAGGCCCCCCGAAGCTCTGCGCTACCTGCTGGGGTGCTGGGCCGTGATGGTGTTCGGCGAGCTGGTGCACCAGCTTGTCAACGCCGTTGGCCTCGTTATCGAGCCGTCTGCGCTCAAGCAAGCCGCAGCCGACGCCGCGCGAGAGCGCGGTGAGGACGTCTCCGACGCCCTCATCACCGTGAGCACGTACACCTCGATCGCGATGATGACGCTGTTCCAGCTGGCCATCATCGCGTTGCTGGCGTTCGCGCTGGGTGCGGTGGCCCGCCGGAAGGAGTGGGCTGAAACCGCCAAGCGCCTGTTCACCGTGTTCTCTGTATTTTTCGTGCTGCGCACCATTTTCGTCGTGCTCGCCCCGTCGGCCGTGGCCGGAGCTTCCCAGCTCCCTGTCGCGTTCGTCGCGGTGCTGGGGATCATCCAGATCGTCGTCGGTGTGGCGGGCGGGTGCGGCCTGATCTACGCTTCCCGGAAGGAAGTGCAGGAAGCGTTGAGCTTCGAGAGCAAGAAGGACGGGTAGGCCCAGGTGGCAGGTATGTTCCCCACGGTGGTGGGAGATAGCGACGACCCCAACCGCCGCTACACGGCGCACACGGGGGACACCTGGCCTCCCGCGCTGCGCACCTCCTACTGGCTTGTCATGGGGGCCGCGCTGTTGATGCTGGTCACGGGGATGATGCTCTTGTCCGCAGGGTTCCCCGAAGGGGCCGACGAGCAGTTTCGGGGCCCCTTCATGCGCAACATGCGGGTCACCGCTTTCGGCAACCTGGTTCTCGCGCTGTGCCTCGCAGTCGCCGCCTCGCAGTTCCCGAACGGGACCAAGGGTGCGCGCCCGTGGGCGTCGGCGTTCATCGCCGGGGCCGTGTTTGTCAACATCGTCGCGTTTATCATCCAGGTGGCCTCGTGGGCCTCGTTTGCCATCGTGGTCCTGCTGACCTTCGCTCTCTTCTTTATGTTCCGGCCGGCGTCGAACCAGTTCGTGGAGCGGGCGTGAGAGACGAGCTCGCGAAGTCAATCGCGGAGGCTCGCCAGGCCGCGATCACGGCGGGCTTCGACCCAGACACCCCGCACGAGATGGGGGAGGAGGCCGAGAACCAGCCGCGCACCTCGTACGCCTTCGAGCTCAGCGGCCTGGAGGATGCCCCACAGCTGCGCGGCATCGAGGAGGCGCTCGAGCGTATCGACGGCGTGTCCGCACGCTTGGTTTACCCCACATCGACAGCATGGGTGACTGCCCCGGAGTCGATGGACCCGGCCCGTATCACGTCCGTTATCGCGGAGTTCGGTGTGAGGGCGGAAATGTCTGATTCGACGCTGCGGCGCCGCGCTGTAGGCCGCCGCTCCACGGAGCACCCGCTGCCGCGGCGCGGCACGCGCGGGATGACGGGCCGGATGCGCCGGTTGCGCAAGTTCGAGGAGCTGTCCCTGAGCGAGAAACGCGCGGCAGGTTTCATGCGTGACGGCACCGTGCGCGGCAACTCGTCGTACGCGGACGTTCTCTTCACCGCGCGCGACCTGGTCACCCCGCTGCGCATGTGGGTCGCGGTGCTGCTCACCATTCCGGTGCTGGTGATGAGCTACTTCGTCCAGGCCCAGTTCGACGGGTGGCAGTGGGTGTGCCTCGCCCTGGCGACGCCGGTGGCCCTGTGGTGCGCGTGGCCCTTCCACCGGGCGATGGCCGGCGGTGTGCGGCGCGGCATCTCAGCCCTGGACGGCGCCAGCTCAATCGCAGTCATCGCCTCCTACCTGTGGGCCGTCGGCGCGCTGCTGTTCACCAGGGCGGGTGATATCGGATGGACCTCGAGCGGGGAGTGGCTGGCCTTCCGGCGCGGCGAGGGCATCGAGCTCTTCCTCGATGTGGCGTGCGGCGTGACCGCGCTGCTGCTCGTCGGGCGCTACAACTCGATCCGTGTGCGCTCCTACCTTCTGGAGGACATGGAAAAGCGCCGCCTGGATCCCAACCGCGAATTCACCGTCATCCGCCGCGGCCGCACGTCGGGCAAGATGGACAAGGAGCTGCTTCCGGCCTCCGAGCTCAACCGCGGTGACGACGTCGTGCTGCACCCGGGCGACGTGATTCCCGTCGACGGGGACGTGGTGGGCGGCTCCTGCGTGCTGCGCAGCCCGCTTATCGACGCCCGCGAGCCGCTCGAGGCCAAAGTTGGCGCACGCCTCTATTCCGGCGACGTGATCCAGTCCGGCCGCGTGAAGGTGCGCGTGGCCCGCACCGGTCACGCGACGCGCTGGGCCGCGGTGCACAAGTGGGTGGAGGACGCCTCGAAGCGCGAGAACGTGGCCACGATGCTCTCCACGCGGTCTGCGAGCCTGCTTATCCCGGCCGCGTACTTCATCGCCGGCGCCGATTTCCTGATATGGGCGCTCATCTCCGGAGACTTCAACAAAGCTTTCTCCACGGCCCTGGCCATCCTCGCCGTGGTCGCTCCGGTGGCGCTGGCCATTTCTCCGGCCCTGGCGCTGCGTCTCGGCATCGAGTCCGCGGCCCGCAACGGCATCCTGCTTCGCGACGGCCACACGTTCCGCGTGCTTGAAACGACCGACACCGCCGTGTTCAACCGCGTGGGCACGTTGGTCACGCCGGAAATGATTGTGGAGACGGTGACCTCCGAGCGCGGTGAGGACCCCGACATCGTCCTGCGGATCGCCTCGGTCCTCGCGCTCGAATCGGACAACCCGATGGCGCGGTCGTTGGTGAAGGCAGCCCGCGAGTCGCGCGACACGCGATCCAAGGACGCCTCGCTTCCCACGTGGATCGAAATGACCAACGAGGTCGACAGCGCCGACGGCGAGTTTTCCGGCCGACTTACCCTGACTTTCGAAGCGGACAACGGTGAGGAACGCACCGAGGTGATTGATGCCTCGCTGTGGCGGCCGACGGAGTTGTCGCAGCTGCGCGGCCGGCTCGCAGTGGCCGCAACCAGCGGCGGCACTCCGGTTGTGGTGCGCTGGAAAGGCAGGGACCGGGGCGTGATCACCTTCTACGACCCGGCGAAGGGCGATGCCATTGACGCGATCGAGCGGCTCGAGGACATGGGCGTGGAAACCGTCATGCTCACCCGCGACACTTACCCGGTGGCCCGGCGCTTCGCCGACTTCCTGGGCGTGTCCAACGTTCTGGCCGGGGTCCGTGCCGCCGATAAGCCGGGCGCGGTCCGCGCACTGCACACCCAGGGCGCGACAGTGGCGATGGTGGGTGACCACACAATGATGAACGTGCTGCGCGTCGCGGATGTCGGTATACTTTACGCCAGTGACAAAGTGATAGATACCCGTCTGAGCAAGGTGGAAAACAACGCCGAGGTCGTGCTCCTGCGCAACGACGTCATGGCGGTGCCGCAGCTGATGTCGCTGGCGCGCCGGGTGTGCGGCATCATCGACTCCAACATGGTGTTCGCCTGGGCTTACAACATTGTCGCCATCGCGCTGGCAGTCACGGGTGTCCTGCCGCCGATGGGTGCGACTCTGCTGATGCTGGGCAGCACGCTCATCATCGAGGCACGCTCGGCGAGAGCGCGCCGCTTCCCGCTGTAGACTCCATCTTTATGAGTAGACGCGAGCTTGTCGACGCCCCCCTTATCGACGCCGCCCACGGGCGGACGCCGACCCGGACACCGGTGTGGTTCATGCGCCAGGCGGGCCGCTCGCTGCCCGAGTACCGCGAGGTGCGCGAGGGCATCGCAATGCTGGACTCCTGCTTCATGCCCGAGCTGCTCGCGGAGATCACGCTGCAGCCGGTGCGCCGCCACGACGTCGACGCCGCGATCCTGTTCTCAGACATTGTCGTGCCGCTCAAGGCGGCGGGCGTGGACGTGGAAATCGTCCCGGGCCGCGGGCCTGTGATGGCGGAGGCGGTGCGCAGTAGGGGCGACGTCGACAAGCTTCCTGTGCTCGAGGGTGACGTCGACGAGGTCGCCGAGGGCATCCGCATTATCCTCGGCGAGCTGACCGACGCGCAGGCGCTAATCGGCTTCGTGGGTGCGCCGTTCACGCTGGCCAGTTATCTCGTCGAGGGCGGGCCGTCGAAGAACCACGAGAAGACCAAGGCGATGATGCACAGCGACCCGGCCACGTGGCACGCGCTGATGGAGAAGCTGGTCCCCACCATCGTCGCGTTCCTGCGCACACAGGTCAATGCGGGCATCGACGCGATGCAGCTGTTCGATTCCTGGGCCGGCTTCCTCACCGAGCGCGATTACCGCAGCCACGTCCTGCCGTATTCCGTTGAGATCCTGCGCTCGGTCGAGGGCGAAATCCCGCGTATCCACTTCGGCGTGGCCACCGGCGAGTTGCTCGGCGCGATGTCCGAGGCGGGCAGCGAGGTCATGGGCGTGGATTGGCGCGTGCCGCTCGACAGTGCGGCGAAGCGCTTCGCCTCGCCGCGGGTCCTGCAGGGCAACCTGGATCCCGCCCTCCTCTTCGCCGGCACGGACGTCGTGCGAGGTGAAGTTGCCCGCATCAAGGCGGAGGCGGCCCGTGCCGTCGCGGCCGGCGACGCGACCGGCCACATCTTCAACCTCGGCCACGGGGTCCTGCCCACCACGGACGCGGCCGCCGTCACCGAGGCCGTCGCAATCATCCACGAGGAGGACTAGTGCGCATCGCAATTATTGGTGCTGGCCTGGCGGGACTTACGGCCGCTTACGAGCTGCGCGACCACTCCGTGGACGTCTACGAGGCGACGGACCGGATCGGCGGCAAGCTGCACACCGTCGCGTTCGAGGCGGGGCCCACGGACATGGGCGCCGAGGCGTTCCTCGCGCGTCGCGCCGACGCCGTGGAATTCTTCACCGAGCTCGGCCTCGCCGACTCGCTGGTGGAGCCTTCCGGCCTAGGCTCGCTCGTCTACACCGGCGGACAAGTCCGCCCGCTGCCGCGCGGAGGAGTGATGGGCATCCCGTCGTCGTCGGACCCGGTCAAGCACCTCGTCTCCGCCGAGACAGCCGCGCGTATCGACGCCGAAGCCGACGCCGCCGGATTCCCCTGGGAGGTCGGCGGCGACGTGAGCGTCGGTGCGTTGGTCCGCGAGCGCTACGGCGACGAGGTTGTCGACCGTATCGTCTCCGCGCTGCTCGGCGGCGTCTACTCCTGCTCCGCCGACGACCTTGGCCTGCGCGCTACCGTCCCGCAGCTTGCGAACGAGCTTGACCGCTTGGCCGCTGGAGGCTCGCCTGTCAACCTCTCCACCGCGGTACGGGGGCTGGAGGCCTCCCGCGCGGAGCTGCCGACCGGCCAAGGTGCGGTGTTCAACGCGTTCCGCGACGGTTACCAGGAGCTCTACGAGGCGCTGGCCGAGCACAGCGGCGCGGACATCTACGTCGACGCCTTCATCTCCGGCATTGCACGCGACGGTGAAGGCTACCGCCTCAAGGGCGGAGAAGACGTGGTGTACGACCGGGTGATCGTCGCAACGCCGGCCCCGACAACCGCGCTGCTGCTCAAGACTCTGGCCCCTGAGGCGGCCGCCGAGCTGTCCAAGGTCAAACTCGCCAACTCAGTCGTTGTGGGCATGCGCTTCGCCACGGACGAGGGGCTGCCGCAGAACTCCGGGGTTCTCGTCGCCGCCGACGAGGACGACCTGACCGCCAAGGCCTTTACTCTGTCGTCGCGCAAGTGGCCGCACCTCGCCGAGCGCGGCGGCGCCCTGGTCCGCGCCAGCTTCGGTCGCTTCGGCGACGACCTCGCGATACGCGCCGAGGAGGACGACCTGGTCGACGCCGCCCTCGACGACCTGCAGACCGCCACCGGCTTCGACGGCCGCGCCGCCGGCTTGGAGGAGATTTACGTCCAGCGCTGGTTCGGCGGGTTGCCGCGCTTCGACGCCGCGCATCTGGCCACCGTCTCCGCGACGCACGAGCTTCTCGACGCCTCCCCCGACGCCGCCGGAATCTTCCTCACCGGCGCCTGGGCCGGTGGCGTCGGGGTACCCGCCGTCGTCGCCCACGCCCGCGCCACGGCTGAGGACTGCCATGACTGAGTCCGGTACCCCGCGCCCCGAGGCGGAGAAAGAGTGGTGGGAAGAGGACGGCCTGCCGTGGAACACGAAGCCGACGCGTGAAGACTACTGGTGCCTCGGGTGGTTTGCCTTCGTCGGGGTCTTCGGCATGGCGATGATCCCGCTGCGCGCG
This window of the Corynebacterium qintianiae genome carries:
- a CDS encoding heavy metal translocating P-type ATPase; this encodes MRDELAKSIAEARQAAITAGFDPDTPHEMGEEAENQPRTSYAFELSGLEDAPQLRGIEEALERIDGVSARLVYPTSTAWVTAPESMDPARITSVIAEFGVRAEMSDSTLRRRAVGRRSTEHPLPRRGTRGMTGRMRRLRKFEELSLSEKRAAGFMRDGTVRGNSSYADVLFTARDLVTPLRMWVAVLLTIPVLVMSYFVQAQFDGWQWVCLALATPVALWCAWPFHRAMAGGVRRGISALDGASSIAVIASYLWAVGALLFTRAGDIGWTSSGEWLAFRRGEGIELFLDVACGVTALLLVGRYNSIRVRSYLLEDMEKRRLDPNREFTVIRRGRTSGKMDKELLPASELNRGDDVVLHPGDVIPVDGDVVGGSCVLRSPLIDAREPLEAKVGARLYSGDVIQSGRVKVRVARTGHATRWAAVHKWVEDASKRENVATMLSTRSASLLIPAAYFIAGADFLIWALISGDFNKAFSTALAILAVVAPVALAISPALALRLGIESAARNGILLRDGHTFRVLETTDTAVFNRVGTLVTPEMIVETVTSERGEDPDIVLRIASVLALESDNPMARSLVKAARESRDTRSKDASLPTWIEMTNEVDSADGEFSGRLTLTFEADNGEERTEVIDASLWRPTELSQLRGRLAVAATSGGTPVVVRWKGRDRGVITFYDPAKGDAIDAIERLEDMGVETVMLTRDTYPVARRFADFLGVSNVLAGVRAADKPGAVRALHTQGATVAMVGDHTMMNVLRVADVGILYASDKVIDTRLSKVENNAEVVLLRNDVMAVPQLMSLARRVCGIIDSNMVFAWAYNIVAIALAVTGVLPPMGATLLMLGSTLIIEARSARARRFPL
- the hemB gene encoding porphobilinogen synthase, with protein sequence MSIYEISRRPRRLRTTSAMRELVAETRVSASDLIYPMFVADGLDGKREITSMPGQYQHTLDSLKAGAHDALEAGVRCIDLFGVPIDSDKDATGSVAWAEDGVLNRGIRALREEFGDDLIVMADTCLDEFTDHGHCGVLGTDAQGAEVVLNDATLEGYTRMAVAQARAGAHVVSPSGMMDGQVAAIRRALDAEGFTGVSIMAYSAKYASAFFGPFREAVGSSLSGDRRTYQQDPANLRESLLEAQLDIDEGADFVMVKPAMAYLDVVAKIAEFSPVPVAAYQVSGEYAMIQAAGRNGWVDLEATMMESLTSIKRAGAQQILTYFAVDAARRLR
- a CDS encoding protoporphyrinogen oxidase; amino-acid sequence: MRIAIIGAGLAGLTAAYELRDHSVDVYEATDRIGGKLHTVAFEAGPTDMGAEAFLARRADAVEFFTELGLADSLVEPSGLGSLVYTGGQVRPLPRGGVMGIPSSSDPVKHLVSAETAARIDAEADAAGFPWEVGGDVSVGALVRERYGDEVVDRIVSALLGGVYSCSADDLGLRATVPQLANELDRLAAGGSPVNLSTAVRGLEASRAELPTGQGAVFNAFRDGYQELYEALAEHSGADIYVDAFISGIARDGEGYRLKGGEDVVYDRVIVATPAPTTALLLKTLAPEAAAELSKVKLANSVVVGMRFATDEGLPQNSGVLVAADEDDLTAKAFTLSSRKWPHLAERGGALVRASFGRFGDDLAIRAEEDDLVDAALDDLQTATGFDGRAAGLEEIYVQRWFGGLPRFDAAHLATVSATHELLDASPDAAGIFLTGAWAGGVGVPAVVAHARATAEDCHD
- the hemE gene encoding uroporphyrinogen decarboxylase, which translates into the protein MSRRELVDAPLIDAAHGRTPTRTPVWFMRQAGRSLPEYREVREGIAMLDSCFMPELLAEITLQPVRRHDVDAAILFSDIVVPLKAAGVDVEIVPGRGPVMAEAVRSRGDVDKLPVLEGDVDEVAEGIRIILGELTDAQALIGFVGAPFTLASYLVEGGPSKNHEKTKAMMHSDPATWHALMEKLVPTIVAFLRTQVNAGIDAMQLFDSWAGFLTERDYRSHVLPYSVEILRSVEGEIPRIHFGVATGELLGAMSEAGSEVMGVDWRVPLDSAAKRFASPRVLQGNLDPALLFAGTDVVRGEVARIKAEAARAVAAGDATGHIFNLGHGVLPTTDAAAVTEAVAIIHEED